The sequence TGAGCTGCTGTTcatacattaaatattttagaAACAAATTAATTCCATTAATTAGTCTGAAGATTTTTGACACCTGGACATTGAGGCAACGTAAACAAAACATGCTTCATTTCTAAGCTGTCTATATGGTACAATGCtaataaaaagaacagaaaatttAAACTGAATTCTGTAAGACTTGATTCACATGTGTCTCCGTAGGGagagttgtttatttattattaattaaccTACATATGTTGACCTCTTCTATTCTTACCTCTCATATTCTCCTGAATTGCACTTTATGGATTGTTTCTGCTTCATCAATTTTAGGACTTTTAGCTTTAGGATTCCCTCAAGGAAATGTGTTCCTGGAAAAATATGAGCTTCTGTACAGGGAGAGCTTTTCATTTAGGTCACAGTTAGAGCTGTGGTTTTATTCAGTGTgaagtaagacaaaataaagcCTGTAAGCTGTCATGCTTCTGTCGCGAGGTGCTGATTTATCATCCATCTGAACAACACTTGAAATTTCCCAGCAGAGGTATCGTATTACAGTTGTTAGTCATGAAGCCTCGAGATCAATTGCTGGAAAATTTTCTTTAGTTAGATATCACTGTCTGAGAGCTGAATGTTGATAACAGTGACCAGCTCTTCTATTCTTGCAATATAATAACTACACAAGAGTTTGCCTAATGGCATTGATTAggagacatacagtattgaTGAGTCACATTGTTAGAGGACACATAATACTTCTTCACAATGTGGAAAAGACCTGCAAGACATATAATAACAACACGCAGTTTTTAATCACTCTGAGCACAAATTCAACATTCAGCTGCACCTGCAGTGTGTGCCAGTGAGACACAGACGGTGCAGCTGGGGAGGATGACAGTAGAGTTGTGAATTAGTGCATTGAACTACTGTACAATTAGAGCATGTTGATCATACTGgcatgctgtgtttttatatgtacatAAGATAAAAATGTCCACAAGATCTCTACATGTGCAGTGACATAGTTATTATGTctgcaaccaatgattattttcactactGATTTTTTGAAATAGAGAATAGCAGTGAATTCCCACATGTGAAAACCtgcaaacaacaaatatttggcatttttgcctggtagattatttaaattatgcatcagttatcaaaattattGTCCATGGACTAATCCAACACGTCCTCTAACATGATCGACAAAACTGGTTGTTTGTCATTGTCTTCCAAAACAAATCATATGAGCAACAAAAATCTCTCTAAACtcagttttttatgtttctcaGAACATAACCAGAAGTTGTTTTGAAGTGTTTGATCAAAAGACTAATGTCACAGTTTTTCAGATGAGGACAGTCTCACTAATGAATTATTTGACTAATCGTTTCCATACTAATTGTTATGTAGGGCGTTTTAATTAGGTGATGAAAAAATTGGAACAAATCATTAATCTTCCACATTCAGGACATATTAACTGTCCTTTACTTACACTGGCTCTAGCCAGACGCTCCACTACTCTACCCCTGCAGCTCTGCTCtttgagaaaaacactgaacacttGCATAATGTGCCATCTGATGTGCACTGTAACTCGTATTCGGGTGTCTAATTGGGTGTGAATTTAACCAAAGCAGATCTGATGGAGAAGGCTGGAGAATGAGTCAGAGGTGCAGCAGACTGTGTTTACTCCTACATCGTGTGGAAAAGAGCGCAGAGATTTTTACTGGAAAGTTTGAGACAAGAATTATGATTCTGCCGCCTCCAATAGCTTTATCTTCCATCTGAGGTTAGCCATGTTCAGTAAACACAGTCTTTTCCATCTTAAGGTTATGATCTCTTGCCTAAATCAGAAGCAAATCTCTGCTTGATATTTGTCATataagtcaagtcaattttattaatttagcccaatatcacaaatgtgcctttaaaatctgtacagcatacaaCTCCCTCTATCCTTAAACCCTCGATTCAGATATGGAAAACCTCTTCCAGGACAGACTGACATGTAATAGATGTCATGTGCACAGAATAGACCAAAATAGCAAAATTACATTATGGAAAAAGCAGGATGACAATTGAATAATATGAATCCGGGAGGATGTTTAGCACCTCCTCTCACCATGGAGACTTGGAAAGAGAACAGACTTCACATACATACAAGAGGCAAGACTCAAATACACCATCCAtgcagagggagaagaaagggaAACGATGCAtagtgaaaagagaaaaagaggaggagagagagagacaagagagagagataggcaCACATCTTGGGCGTTATGTGGGCCAATAACAAACAGAGATGTAGTTTTCAGAAGGTTTACAGTATTTGTGTCATCAGGACAGACATGAACTTTAACTAGTAAAGCTTAATAGATTCAATGAGACTGAGATCAGCCCAGTAACAGGTGCAAGGATCCGAAGTAACCAAAGAATAAGAAAGGATGAGTTTTCATTTGAGATTTTCAGCCTTTACTGCAAATGCATCATGTCCAGAGTGATCCACACAGTGTGAGTCGGCAACAGGTCAAAATTATTCCAACAAACTTAACAGATGATATGATTCACTGTTGGCTCAGGCCTTTCAGTCTGAGCTCTGATGCCTGGCAGAGATCTCAGAGCCGGGTCTCAAAAGGTTTCAATGCTTGCAGAGCAAAGCTGGCGGCGAGATCTCATTATCGTTTACCGTTAGTCCGGAAGCGAGCTCTGCTCTGACTACTCGAACCAGCCCTCAGTCTCTGCTCCCAATTTCCTCTAGATCCTGCGGGCACTGCAGTACACACCCATGGATGCTGCTTACCATCAGCAGACATATTCACTTGACTTTGTGTTTAACTGCACTCTAGTGAAGGCTTAAGAACGGCTGATGTACAAACTGTGTTTATGTCATAAACACAAAATTGTAATAGGAGAAATGAACTGAGGTGGAAATAGTAACAGTGGTTAAATCATTCTGCAGGATCAGTTGTGAGGAAATGGAAGCAGCAATATGGTCCCATTATAAGGAAAAATGGTGCACTCTTGGGGAATTATTAATCTTAAGAATAGAAATAGGATTCTTAGCTGCATCACATTACCACCAACAACTGCTGCAGTATAATGGAGATGTATTATGGGAAAGACTTCGAAGTGACATTTGTGGCCTAAAGTTTTGTCCTCGACAGAAGttttaaagctaaaaaaaaagacgGCTTTGCGAAGCTGCCGATTgatgtgaaacattttaatttgcagTAGCTATTTTGATCTTATCACTGAAATTAATTTAGTGTTGTGAAACCAAAGTAGCCTTTTCCATTACATGGGATAATTGACAAACTCTTCATTAAGGTGATAAAACCTTTCAGGCGTCAGAGAGGTGTCATTTTCATGGGTTTTGCTTCTTTCAGATGACGGGAAGCTGTCCTTGGAGGAGTTCCAGTCATATTTCACTGATGGTATCCTCACTGACGAGCAGATGCAGGAGCTGTATTACTCCATCGACAGGAAGCAGACAGAGTAAGCTCATCTTCCTGTTGGATGTCCTCCAACTCTGCTGCCATCTGTAGCCCCTCCTGCTCTCCTGCTGTCTGACAGTGAGATGTCTACATCTCACGTCATTGAAGATTATGTCGATATTACATAGAGAGCCTTCATTCCTGCGTGAAAGCCCCAGAATTTGCAGCACTCTGCTTGCACACTTATGAGCACAAATAAGATTGTGAAATATGTGAACATATGCCTGTGTCACTGGATTACaatcaaacttaaaaaaaaaaaacattaattggAATAAAAACCATTTGGTGATATTGCAAAAAATATCCAAGAGAGCTGTTTGTGTGGGCACAATATATCACTGTGTGCTTTTGGCATCACTGAGGTACCAACCAATCACAGTGAAGAATGACCTCTCAGATGTAACAGCTTTAGCTACACCTTTAAATGTACAGCTCAACTTATTTTTTGTACTGTCAACTTAATGTTTTCTTCAActttttataaatacataattataaatgcatgtaaaaaaGGGGAACCACATTTCTATATTAAAAGTAGATGCTGTATAacataataaaatcaaatcCAATCCCAATCAACCCtttacagacatgttttaatacatttagaAATACATTTGTTGTGAGGCCCCTTTGAATACAAAACCACATCACATATGGAAAAGACACTTGAAGTTCTTTTTTTAGAGTTCCCAATAATAtctttaattaacacatttttgtctTCTCCCCTTTACcatcctcttccttcctcttcctccttcacaGCAACCTGGACATAGACAAACTCTCAGGTAATTATTTATATCTTTATGTATCACAAAAGTTCAGTGTTTCATGGTTTTAACTGTTGCTGTTGGCCAAGGCTGACTGACAGTGACCATATTTCAAACCCCAGGATGCCCCTGTCTCAGTAACTCAGCAATTAAGATGTAATCATGCCATCATGGCCAAAACTACTGTAATTCTAATTATTTCctaattatattattttctaattattattatcttcaTATCCTCCAGAGTACTTTAGTCCACACCTGGGAGAGTACGTTAACGTCCTGTCTGCTCTGGAAAAGCTGAATGTGGCCATTTTGAAGGCCATGGATAAAACTAAAGAGGTGAGTGGTGACTGCTTTCACTTCTGCACTGTTTTGAATTTTACATGTCAAGACATAATTTAAATACAGCTCAACATCATCAGGCTATTATCCATTTCAACTGCATTCAGAACATTTGTAAGTACGCTTTATCCCTCCAAGTATTCAGACGAGCTCCTTTGTTTGTGCTTCAGCTGTCAGTTTGAAATCCTCTCAGACGTCTTTGAGTTTGCTCTGCTGTGATGGCGACACGGGAGAAAAGAAAACCACCCAGCATGACTGACTCTGTCTGCTATCGGCTGACAATACATTTCCAAACATGAACTCATAGAACCTTACAAGCCAAGCCATGCTCCTTAAAACGGCTTTCTCTAACAAGACAGTTGATGCCAggttgtttgtgtgagagaCATGACAGCTGTTGGTCTTTGTAAATCAGCTGGTGCTGccagtaaagtaaaataatatatgACCAAGATATTTCGGGCTGTTTATCATGCGTATGTTGTTTGGATCCCAACGTCTTATTTTTTTGCTCAAGCAAACAAATCTGCTGGCTGGGTGTGAAGCTCACGTGACACTATCTCCTTGGTGTCATCTCAAATACAGAGCTAAGAGGGATTTAATGCATTCAAAATAGCTTTTGGGAACTGAgctgaaaaaatatttaggTTTATACAGCATGGTGCTGGAATATGGATTAATATGGATGTCATAAGAACTGCAACATTCGTTCTTGACTAATCTATCGATTGTTTTACTGCTTAACTGTctgtaaatagtgaaaaatgctcctCACGATTTTCCAAGCCCATAtcatattgattgatttgtttgaccaacagtggTGCCTCGAGCTACATGCTAAcctcagcatgctaacatacaaACATTCGCTAAaaagcactaaacacaaaatacagctgaggcaAATGGGAATGACATTACTATTGCAGGTAATTGGTCACAAACCAAAGTAtcaaacaaattgaaattttgacctgatgatgtcaccagaTGAAGAGTCATCGGATCACCAAACTCATTACAGTTTGTCCTCTGGGGACAAATGTCCAAATTTCATGGGAATCCATCTTATAGTTGTGGAGACATTTTACTCAAActaaatgtcaacttcatggttactagaggaaaaatcaggggatctttaatgtcagtaggattcatctctggggacatgaatgtctgtagaaaatgtcatgataatccatccagtagctgatgagacatttcagtcagaaCCAAAGTGGTGACTGAGCGACGGACATTcccatccctagagccacgcTGTTAGCATGACCCAAAGATAATCAACTGagatatgaaacagagaaaaatggcaaatactcacatttgagaagctggagtcaGATTAATTGCTTTATAGAACTGTTGCCAATTAATTAATCCATTATGTTTTTAGCGTTCAATTTCACACTAACCTTCGTGTCATCACACAACAGAAAGACAGGATTTCAGCATGAATGCAGCCCACTGTATCAACAtcttttaaacatcaaaatatttgttgttttttcagttatAACATGTTCTGAAACATACAGAAACAGATTCAAGCACAAATCACCTTCACATAGAATTAAATTTCCTCTGGCAACATAATGCATATTATTGCTGTTAACTTTCATGTGAAGCACTGATTGGACATCATTGGCCACTTGACATTACTTTgagttttctttgttgttgtttttgtaaagaaaaaataaaaagctcagaggtgaaaaaaaagtcacagGATATAGTCTATCTCAACATTTTGACTCAGTATCATAACGTATTTTCACCAAGTTTGCATATCTTTAGTTCATTACTCATAAAGTTAAAATAGAGATCAATGCTGTTCAGttcaaaggagaaataaaaattTTACACCAACATTTCTTTTACATGTATTTCCAGATAATGAGACAGTATCTCATCAAATCATCAGCCTTGGATTATGAAACATGCTAATTAGAGCGTTAGAAATCCTGTTATGGAGCCTCATTGAGCAGAAGCGTATGCTGTATATTCCAGGAGATGTAGAGGGGATTAAAGAATCTGCCCCTGCCCCATGCAAGGCTTTAATCATGTTGTTTTAGGCGCTCGAAGCCGAGATCAACATCAAAGAACTTCTGTTAAGACCTCATCGATATCACTGCTCACTCCTCATCGATCTCACCTAAACCTTAGCCAACTAGcgaatatttatttacaattgGTACGGGAGGAGAAACAGGTGCGGACTGAGAATAGGTAGACGCATGTGGGCGCAGACTTATAAtgagattgttttctctgtGGTATGCAGAGACATATTTTTCACTGCAGTGCAGGAAGTGGGTGTTACTGATGATAGTAAGAGAGAGAACGCAGGGTGATAGTGGAGCGTAGATGACAATGAGCAAAGCGGacaaacaccccccccccagCTGCCTAACTGATCTGACGTCAGATGTCCTCCACATACACATCAACTGCACCATTAATACACAGCTATTTTTCAGGTCCTCttatctcttcctctttcagtttctttccctctttttttaatcCGAGTCTATTATTCACTCAGGCGCTCACTTTGCTGTTTTATCTCCTTTCTCTGTACATCCATCTTCCAtgacactgtctgtctgtctggctctttttctctttctcttgttgtGTTCTTACAGCtcatacatttttcatgttgctATTAGTCTGTCAAAAAGCTTTCTTTACTCTGAACAgcagatgcattttttttgccaTCCTGAAGTCAGTTATTAAAGTCTTATTGCTCAACCAAAGATAAAACTGGCCACCAGTAGTCACATTTGTCTAGAGGCAAAAATAGGAGAACAACTTTTACATGAACTCCAGTTTATAATACTTTCATAATGTGAGATAACACAAACCgacaaatgatgaaatgaaCAAACTGAGAGAGAATGtatctctgtgttgttgtggtgccccgagaaaaacagaaaacatccgCTGTAGTTTTGCAGCTCTTCTGTcttgaaaagaaagagaagaaaatgtgagaaaaggACTAAGGTTCATTACTCATGTGGTGCAGCATCTCTGCTCCCGAGAAAACAGAGCGCACAGAGACAAGGATTCCAATAAGCTCGGTGGGCATTTTTCAAATGTCTccctgtcatttttttcctggACTCTATTTCGTTGCACCACAGGGTGCTGGTGAGGGTGACGGGGTTCATTATCCACAAAAACTGAGCTGGCAATGTTGCATTTATCTGCAGAAACACAGCTATAAAAACAGCAGCCGCTGCACTGAAGCATATATAGTTTTAGAAAGGTCTCAGCAAACTAGCACCAGACATCCAATCATTATCATAATATCCATTTCCAGTGCATGGAAGAATAGACTATTATCACCTTGTgtgcattaattaattaaggGTAATCTACAAAGTCACATGTTTGCACCATGAACGTGTGGACAGTTTTAACTTTTTACTTGGTTCATCTCACCAAATAACTGCAATAATATGCCTGAGAAtgcagattttatttcttttaattgtgTGAGAACATAATCTAAACAACCAAAGGATACAACTGAAAAATGCAAGTTTTAATGGATATAAGTAGATGGAAGATTGTCTGAAAACCAGCAATTTGCATGCTCAAAAAACATGAACCAAGGAGGTTAATTCTGGTCTGGATTTCATCTTCATTCATGTGTTCACAGCTCATATAATCAGCCAGGCTGAAGATTAACAGGCAGACAAGTCCATCATAtcaactacaaaaacacaagaaacattTCTTGGGGTAAAGATAAGAATTTGATTTGTTTCCCCCACATCATGGCTGATTCTTTCCCTTTATTCTTCTCCTCACCCTTCCATCCAGGAGTATCAGGGCTCCTCAGTGCTCGGTCAGTTTGTGACACGCTTCCTGCTGAGGGAGACCTCCACTCAGCTGCAGTCCCTTCAGTCGTCACTGGACTGCGCTATGGAGGCTGTTCATGACCAGGGCTGCACAGGGAGGAGGATAGTGAAGAAGCCCGAGGACCTGCCTATCCAGAGGGTGGCCAAACGCCCCGGCAGACGCATCCAGAAGAACATGTGTCTCTCCCCTACAGACCCCTACTCTGGCATGCTTACCACAGGTATGTCTGAGGACACTCGGATTAAGATACTGGAGGTAAATCTAGGTTAGGCAAAAGTTTGACAAAGTGGAAATTTAAATGGATGTTTTGCAGTGATTGGGCTCAGGAGGACGCTCACTGCAATGTAGCTAAAAAGTCAGCACCTTGCAATACTGTCATTTGCCAGACAACCTGTGTTGTGCCGTGCTGATGTTGTGTTTCTGGGGTCAGGGGTCAGTGTGGAGCCAGACAACCACTGGGGCTCCCAGATCAACCAACTGGAGCAGCTCATAGACAAGCTGGAGTGTGAGGTTTGTATGAaatcttgttgtttttatcagtgcGAGGCTGTGGCTCTGCACACTGTAATTAAGCATGATATTAGtggtaataaataataatttcaacCAATTACAGAGAGCCACAGCGCCACATCAGACCTATACTGGCAGGGTTGTAAGCAAACACGtttaagtttcatttttatgttagAAAGACTATAATTTGCAGCCAATAGGTGTCCCTCGAGAGGGCGATATGTATTGCTTTTTGCCTGACAAAAAGGTTTCACTACAGAGGCTCAGCTGctacagacagaaatgtcacaCAGACCGTATGAGtcctactgtgtgtgtgcagatatgCAGAGTTTACCCTGTGGTATGGATTCAACATATTGACAGAGAGGACAATTTATAGAAAATACATGAGGATGGTTAGGCcaacagtaaaagctgcattGAGCTACACACACTGGATGTCATGCATAAGGTATCAGCCTGTGAATGCATGATGTGCTTCACTCACTGGACAGTTTCAGTGAGCTGATTTGACACCGCGGTTATATAAAAAACTTGATACTTCACACAGATATACAGATTCAACCCTGATGCTGGTGCTTTGGGATAACAGATGTTTTGAATTTCTTGAAGAGTcagttgtattttgtttgtagCTCTGAAGAAGTGCACAAATAGCCTCCGGATGCTGTgtgatttattactttttaaaaatttttgcaattatgataattaaaaatattcatctGAAATCATAGAGTAGGCATTTTCCAAGGTTATAGATATCAGCACTGCAAGGATAATGAACTAGCCTGCTAACACTGATAATTACATGTTCTTATCTTTGCCATGCAGACAAGAATTTAGTGTAGTCCTCAGGGTTGCACTGAGGCTGCTGGAGGGTTAATATGAATATGGCGGTATCCTCCTCGTGAAAGCCAATGCTTTGTGACAGGCTGTGACCAGAGGCCATATTTGTGCAGGATTTGGTTCAGTCCTGCTGCTAATTCTTGTTCTGCTCATGcctgactgaaatatttatgCCTCCCTTTCAGAGTCCACATCTTGAACCTCTCAAAGAAGACACATTGGCGGGGACATATAAATCAGTGAGTCCAACTAATGCTAAATATAAGTACACTATTCTGTAAGATTGTATTAGATTATATATGAAATATCTTTGCACAGAATCAAAAACTATACATTTAATGATGTTAGATTGCTTTGATTTGTATATGATATTTTTGAAGCTAGAAATCACTCAAACaaatgcacctgaaattaaaaaatgagcCGGGACAGTCCACGTTATTTGAAAACATGATTATGACTcaagtttgttttctctcctcgcTGTCTAGAACATCCTCCTGGTCCAAAGACAGATGTCTGTGAAGGAAAGGGACGTGGAGCCATTTCAACAAGCTCTAAAGATCTACACAGATGCCACCAGCAGCCAGCTAAACAACCTGCAGTACGGCCCTTTTATCAGTGCCTTTGTTTGCCTCAGGATCTCTCTGTGATTTCATGCAGACACTTTCACAAACATAAGCTAACCCCCAttgcccttttttttctttctctctgtctcttcccctttccttgtttttcttttttcagcgTTTCAGTCCAGAACCTGCCAGACAGATCGTGTTTCATCATGTACGAATTTTGGCAGGATCGTCTCTCCTGGATGAGGTAGGATCAGAGGGGCTTCACGGCATATTAGAAGAGAAAACATGCTCTTAAAATTCCATTTCTGAGCCCAAATTTGCTCTCTTTGAAGCGTCACTGCCTTGTTGAGAGGCAAATAGTAGTTTCATCTTTATCGTTCCTCTTTCCTCACAGCTACCTGCAGTCGTCCATCAGTAAGACCTTCCAGCGCTGCATTATCGACTCACTGGAGGAGCCGGAGATAGTCTCCACCATGCTCCTCCCAGGTAGATAGAAACCAAACATTCAAACAATAGTCTAAGCTTACTGAAAGCTTTCATGCACAAAATCTCACATGAATACAGTTTGATTTAGTTAATAGttttatgaataaatgataacaaACAGTGAGAATGAAATAAGAAATGAGATGCTTCTGTTAACTGTCAAACAGTCTTAGATTAAATGAACATAAGACTTTAGTTAAAATCCTTCTGGGAGAATAATTTGTGGGAAACATTAGAATTCAGGTGCTTTACAAAGAAAATATCCTCTAAATATTGATTGAAACAGGAGGTTTTTACTAGACCATGAAATACATCCTTTCAGGGCTATTATTTTTTACAAGGAAAAgtaaaaatgcttgtttttaccTTGCTTATGTGGCTCAAGCAAAGAGCTTAAAACATTAATGCttcattatttttgcattttacagcTTCTTGGTGGATTATGAACAACAACTGACAGATCAAAGCTGCTACTGTTCAGCACAATaaaagcaggaggaagaggagcttctatgatctttttttctttttgtttttttttgttctttgataTCTTTTTCTTCATGGCATGACCAGGATTGTTTTTGCAGAGCTATGTTCCAAGgtcataaaaaaagaagactATCAACAGTGAAACAAACCTAAACCTTGGATAGAAAGAATTGAGGTAATGcaatattttattgtgtgatCACGATCTGTGCGTTCATTTCACAGTATTGGCACATTTCTTGCTTCTGATTTaatagcaacaacaaaaaaagaaagatttgcATGATTTCTTATTTCTGAGTTTATCAAAACTGCATCTTAGAGTAGATATAATGTCAACGCCtcaaaaatagaaacacatgaatgaCAACTGATCTGTCCATCCATTACTCATTCTTCagtacagacagaaacagaaatagtgGTAGGGTTAACCTGCATTTCCCCTCGTTCTCTCTGTGGTATTGTGCTTTGTTGTCTCCTTCAAAGCTTTGCTAACAAGTGTCTCTTTGCTGATGGGTAAGGTAGAACATAGTGAACTAATAATCATGGTCCGGATCTAAACTTTTATCATCCGTGTGTCACTCCTGcactttagaaaaaaatgaaccGTGGACCTAATTGTGAAGAACGGAACATTTATTGTAGATTGTCTATTGAAAATGTAGATTTAACAGCTGTTATAAAAAGCCAAGAGCTGCACTGAAGTGTAGTGAGACATTAGCGGATCATAACAATTAACCAAATAATTGTGCAGTTTGCCTGTACTGTTATTCTATAAGTAAAACGAAACTCAAAAgccatttattttacttttgtggTGTGTAATCAGAAGAGTTTAAtggtacagtacacacaaatagaagtttatattttgagtacaGAAATGAAGCAAAAACTGTTCTGTGTAATGACATTAGAAAGAAAGTTTGTTATGATGGTGTACAGTAGTTAATGGAAGCTGTAAGGTGTAAGTAGACGTTGTAGAACATtggtaaatgtacagtatgataATATATTGAGCTTTGCTCTGATAATGAGAGGAATGAATGTGTTCACTCTTTTTTGAAGTGttaattatttcttttatgaaaaatataaagttgttatgtGGATGCTATGTTTGTTTTCTGGCATGAAATAAAGTTCATGACATGTTGATGACATGAAATAATACATTCATTGTCCCACTCTTAAGATGTTTCTAAATTGTGATATAATAGGAAAATCATAGATGTTTATTAGAATAAGTTAATGGTAGGATTAGAGGTGGTATTTAGCAGCCGCCacactgtgtttctgtttgttatgGTACTTTTTCATGTTGGCCTCTCCCTCTTTAGTGGAAAATATGCtgcatatataaaaatatcagcTGCGGCAGAGTAAACAGTGGATTCTTATTTGGTCTGAAGcttattaaaactttttttgcctttaaatTGTCTTAGAAATAAATTTACATATGACAGCTGtcaaaaaagctgaaaaaagaggaaattatttTCCCGCTCCGTGGCTGAATAAGATTGACAGACTGAAATCCTCAGTTAATATAAGCTCATGATATCAGCAGCTGGAACCTTTGAGAAATTACTaagaaacagtgaaac is a genomic window of Thunnus maccoyii chromosome 4, fThuMac1.1, whole genome shotgun sequence containing:
- the LOC121895863 gene encoding N-terminal EF-hand calcium-binding protein 1-like — its product is MLACTEMITMCLQSAKHEHLRKQQELDHNQNQSTSLFQDIFRRADKNDDGKLSLEEFQSYFTDGILTDEQMQELYYSIDRKQTDNLDIDKLSEYFSPHLGEYVNVLSALEKLNVAILKAMDKTKEEYQGSSVLGQFVTRFLLRETSTQLQSLQSSLDCAMEAVHDQGCTGRRIVKKPEDLPIQRVAKRPGRRIQKNMCLSPTDPYSGMLTTGVSVEPDNHWGSQINQLEQLIDKLECESPHLEPLKEDTLAGTYKSNILLVQRQMSVKERDVEPFQQALKIYTDATSSQLNNLHVSVQNLPDRSCFIMYEFWQDRLSWMSYLQSSISKTFQRCIIDSLEEPEIVSTMLLPASWWIMNNN